One Gossypium hirsutum isolate 1008001.06 chromosome A11, Gossypium_hirsutum_v2.1, whole genome shotgun sequence genomic window carries:
- the LOC107923928 gene encoding protein tas isoform X8, which yields MSVPLFNLAPNLTVSRLCLGTMTFGEQNSLPQSLRLLDQAFDAGINFFDSAEMYPVPQRAETQGKSEEYFGQWVRKRKISRDRVVIATKVAGPSGQMSWIRDGPKCLDAKNITEAVDGSLKRLQMDHIDLYQIHWPDRSRHFKVLHSCVSSYVPMFGETEYDPVRQFSSVPIEEQLDALGRAVDAGKIRYIGLSNETPYGVMKFLHFAENNVHYPKIISVQNSYSLLCRTFDSGMAECCHHERIYVLGYSPLAMGILSGKYFASDGAPSDARLNLFKGRYSEGESRYSLARNTLKLATMEYLGIAEKYGLHPVSLAIAFVLNHPLVASTVFGVTKSWQLEEVISACNVELTSEIIADINKIHAKFPNPCP from the exons ATGTCCGTTCCTCTCTTCAACCTTGCTCCTAATTTGACAGTTTCAAGACTCTGTTTAG GAACAATGACTTTTGGGGAGCAAAACTCTCTTCCTCAGTCATTACGTCTTCTAGACCAAGCTTTTGACGCCGGAATCAACTTCTTCGACTCCGCCGAAAT GTACCCAGTTCCTCAGCGTGCTGAGACTCAAGGGAAAAGTGAAGAATACTTTGGCCAGTGGGTTAGAAAGAGGAAAATATCCCGTGACCGTGTTGTCATTGCTACCAAG GTTGCGGGGCCATCTGGGCAAATGAGTTGGATTAGAGATGGACCAAAGTGTTTAGATGCCAAGAATATTACTGAGGCAGTAGATGGCAG TTTAAAGCGTCTGCAGATGGACCACATTGATCTCTATCAAATCCACTGGCCTGACCG GAGCCGTCATTTTAAAGTGCTTCACAGTTGTGTCTCCAGCTATGTTCCCATGTTTGGAGAAACCGAGTACGATCCAGTCCGACAATTCTCATCTGTCCCAATTGAGGAGCAACTTGATGCTCTTGGCAGAGCTGTTGATGCTGGTAAG ATCAGATATATTGGACTCAGTAACGAAACGCCATATGGTGTCATGAAGTTCCTTCATTTTGCAGAAAACAATGTTCACTACCCTAAGATTATAAGCGTGCAG AATTCTTATAGCTTGCTCTGCCGAACTTTTGATTCTGGAATGGCTGAGTGCTGTCATCATGAGAG GATCTACGTGTTGGGCTACAGTCCACTTGCAATGGGCATACTTTCAGGGAAGTATTTTGCTTCAGATGGTGCTCCTTCCGATGCTCGGTTAAATCTTTTCAAAG GGAGGTATTCAGAGGGTGAATCCCGATACAGCCTGGCCCGAAACACTTTAAAATTAGCTACAATG GAGTACCTTGGTATTGCAGAAAAATATGGTCTTCATCCTGTATCACTTGCAATCG CCTTTGTTTTGAATCATCCTCTGGTGGCAAGTACTGTGTTTGGGGTGACCAAATCATGGCAGCTTGAGGAAGTCATCAGTGCATGCAATGTTGAGCTAACATCTGAGATAATTGCAGACATTAACAAAATTCATGCAAAGTTTCCAAATCCATGTCCCTGa
- the LOC107923928 gene encoding protein tas isoform X15 gives MSVPLFNLAPNLTVSRLCLGTMTFGEQNSLPQSLRLLDQAFDAGINFFDSAEMYPVPQRAETQGKSEEYFGQWVRKRKISRDRVVIATKVAGPSGQMSWIRDGPKCLDAKNITEAVDGSLKRLQMDHIDLYQIHWPDRYVPMFGETEYDPVRQFSSVPIEEQLDALGRAVDAGKIRYIGLSNETPYGVMKFLHFAENNVHYPKIISVQNSYSLLCRTFDSGMAECCHHERIYVLGYSPLAMGILSGKYFASDGAPSDARLNLFKGRYSEGESRYSLARNTLKLATMVNKILSTLVLQKNMVFILYHLQSPLF, from the exons ATGTCCGTTCCTCTCTTCAACCTTGCTCCTAATTTGACAGTTTCAAGACTCTGTTTAG GAACAATGACTTTTGGGGAGCAAAACTCTCTTCCTCAGTCATTACGTCTTCTAGACCAAGCTTTTGACGCCGGAATCAACTTCTTCGACTCCGCCGAAAT GTACCCAGTTCCTCAGCGTGCTGAGACTCAAGGGAAAAGTGAAGAATACTTTGGCCAGTGGGTTAGAAAGAGGAAAATATCCCGTGACCGTGTTGTCATTGCTACCAAG GTTGCGGGGCCATCTGGGCAAATGAGTTGGATTAGAGATGGACCAAAGTGTTTAGATGCCAAGAATATTACTGAGGCAGTAGATGGCAG TTTAAAGCGTCTGCAGATGGACCACATTGATCTCTATCAAATCCACTGGCCTGACCG CTATGTTCCCATGTTTGGAGAAACCGAGTACGATCCAGTCCGACAATTCTCATCTGTCCCAATTGAGGAGCAACTTGATGCTCTTGGCAGAGCTGTTGATGCTGGTAAG ATCAGATATATTGGACTCAGTAACGAAACGCCATATGGTGTCATGAAGTTCCTTCATTTTGCAGAAAACAATGTTCACTACCCTAAGATTATAAGCGTGCAG AATTCTTATAGCTTGCTCTGCCGAACTTTTGATTCTGGAATGGCTGAGTGCTGTCATCATGAGAG GATCTACGTGTTGGGCTACAGTCCACTTGCAATGGGCATACTTTCAGGGAAGTATTTTGCTTCAGATGGTGCTCCTTCCGATGCTCGGTTAAATCTTTTCAAAG GGAGGTATTCAGAGGGTGAATCCCGATACAGCCTGGCCCGAAACACTTTAAAATTAGCTACAATGGTAAACAAAATATT GAGTACCTTGGTATTGCAGAAAAATATGGTCTTCATCCTGTATCACTTGCAATCG CCTTTGTTTTGA
- the LOC107923928 gene encoding protein tas isoform X3, with product MSVPLFNLAPNLTVSRLCLGTMTFGEQNSLPQSLRLLDQAFDAGINFFDSAEMYPVPQRAETQGKSEEYFGQWVRKRKISRDRVVIATKVAGPSGQMSWIRDGPKCLDAKNITEAVDGSLKRLQMDHIDLYQIHWPDRFVYSSYPLSISPGDSLGLWTCHFKTNCVSSYVPMFGETEYDPVRQFSSVPIEEQLDALGRAVDAGKIRYIGLSNETPYGVMKFLHFAENNVHYPKIISVQVNSYSLLCRTFDSGMAECCHHERIYVLGYSPLAMGILSGKYFASDGAPSDARLNLFKGRYSEGESRYSLARNTLKLATMEYLGIAEKYGLHPVSLAIAFVLNHPLVASTVFGVTKSWQLEEVISACNVELTSEIIADINKIHAKFPNPCP from the exons ATGTCCGTTCCTCTCTTCAACCTTGCTCCTAATTTGACAGTTTCAAGACTCTGTTTAG GAACAATGACTTTTGGGGAGCAAAACTCTCTTCCTCAGTCATTACGTCTTCTAGACCAAGCTTTTGACGCCGGAATCAACTTCTTCGACTCCGCCGAAAT GTACCCAGTTCCTCAGCGTGCTGAGACTCAAGGGAAAAGTGAAGAATACTTTGGCCAGTGGGTTAGAAAGAGGAAAATATCCCGTGACCGTGTTGTCATTGCTACCAAG GTTGCGGGGCCATCTGGGCAAATGAGTTGGATTAGAGATGGACCAAAGTGTTTAGATGCCAAGAATATTACTGAGGCAGTAGATGGCAG TTTAAAGCGTCTGCAGATGGACCACATTGATCTCTATCAAATCCACTGGCCTGACCGGTTTGTATATAGCTCTTATCCTTTGTCTATTTCCCCGGGGGACAGTTTGGGGTTGTGGACTTGCCATTTTAAGACAAA TTGTGTCTCCAGCTATGTTCCCATGTTTGGAGAAACCGAGTACGATCCAGTCCGACAATTCTCATCTGTCCCAATTGAGGAGCAACTTGATGCTCTTGGCAGAGCTGTTGATGCTGGTAAG ATCAGATATATTGGACTCAGTAACGAAACGCCATATGGTGTCATGAAGTTCCTTCATTTTGCAGAAAACAATGTTCACTACCCTAAGATTATAAGCGTGCAGGTT AATTCTTATAGCTTGCTCTGCCGAACTTTTGATTCTGGAATGGCTGAGTGCTGTCATCATGAGAG GATCTACGTGTTGGGCTACAGTCCACTTGCAATGGGCATACTTTCAGGGAAGTATTTTGCTTCAGATGGTGCTCCTTCCGATGCTCGGTTAAATCTTTTCAAAG GGAGGTATTCAGAGGGTGAATCCCGATACAGCCTGGCCCGAAACACTTTAAAATTAGCTACAATG GAGTACCTTGGTATTGCAGAAAAATATGGTCTTCATCCTGTATCACTTGCAATCG CCTTTGTTTTGAATCATCCTCTGGTGGCAAGTACTGTGTTTGGGGTGACCAAATCATGGCAGCTTGAGGAAGTCATCAGTGCATGCAATGTTGAGCTAACATCTGAGATAATTGCAGACATTAACAAAATTCATGCAAAGTTTCCAAATCCATGTCCCTGa
- the LOC107923928 gene encoding protein tas isoform X10, translated as MSVPLFNLAPNLTVSRLCLGTMTFGEQNSLPQSLRLLDQAFDAGINFFDSAEMYPVPQRAETQGKSEEYFGQWVRKRKISRDRVVIATKVAGPSGQMSWIRDGPKCLDAKNITEAVDGSLKRLQMDHIDLYQIHWPDRCVSSYVPMFGETEYDPVRQFSSVPIEEQLDALGRAVDAGKIRYIGLSNETPYGVMKFLHFAENNVHYPKIISVQNSYSLLCRTFDSGMAECCHHERIYVLGYSPLAMGILSGKYFASDGAPSDARLNLFKGRYSEGESRYSLARNTLKLATMEYLGIAEKYGLHPVSLAIAFVLNHPLVASTVFGVTKSWQLEEVISACNVELTSEIIADINKIHAKFPNPCP; from the exons ATGTCCGTTCCTCTCTTCAACCTTGCTCCTAATTTGACAGTTTCAAGACTCTGTTTAG GAACAATGACTTTTGGGGAGCAAAACTCTCTTCCTCAGTCATTACGTCTTCTAGACCAAGCTTTTGACGCCGGAATCAACTTCTTCGACTCCGCCGAAAT GTACCCAGTTCCTCAGCGTGCTGAGACTCAAGGGAAAAGTGAAGAATACTTTGGCCAGTGGGTTAGAAAGAGGAAAATATCCCGTGACCGTGTTGTCATTGCTACCAAG GTTGCGGGGCCATCTGGGCAAATGAGTTGGATTAGAGATGGACCAAAGTGTTTAGATGCCAAGAATATTACTGAGGCAGTAGATGGCAG TTTAAAGCGTCTGCAGATGGACCACATTGATCTCTATCAAATCCACTGGCCTGACCG TTGTGTCTCCAGCTATGTTCCCATGTTTGGAGAAACCGAGTACGATCCAGTCCGACAATTCTCATCTGTCCCAATTGAGGAGCAACTTGATGCTCTTGGCAGAGCTGTTGATGCTGGTAAG ATCAGATATATTGGACTCAGTAACGAAACGCCATATGGTGTCATGAAGTTCCTTCATTTTGCAGAAAACAATGTTCACTACCCTAAGATTATAAGCGTGCAG AATTCTTATAGCTTGCTCTGCCGAACTTTTGATTCTGGAATGGCTGAGTGCTGTCATCATGAGAG GATCTACGTGTTGGGCTACAGTCCACTTGCAATGGGCATACTTTCAGGGAAGTATTTTGCTTCAGATGGTGCTCCTTCCGATGCTCGGTTAAATCTTTTCAAAG GGAGGTATTCAGAGGGTGAATCCCGATACAGCCTGGCCCGAAACACTTTAAAATTAGCTACAATG GAGTACCTTGGTATTGCAGAAAAATATGGTCTTCATCCTGTATCACTTGCAATCG CCTTTGTTTTGAATCATCCTCTGGTGGCAAGTACTGTGTTTGGGGTGACCAAATCATGGCAGCTTGAGGAAGTCATCAGTGCATGCAATGTTGAGCTAACATCTGAGATAATTGCAGACATTAACAAAATTCATGCAAAGTTTCCAAATCCATGTCCCTGa
- the LOC107923928 gene encoding protein tas isoform X1 → MSVPLFNLAPNLTVSRLCLGTMTFGEQNSLPQSLRLLDQAFDAGINFFDSAEMYPVPQRAETQGKSEEYFGQWVRKRKISRDRVVIATKVAGPSGQMSWIRDGPKCLDAKNITEAVDGSLKRLQMDHIDLYQIHWPDRFVYSSYPLSISPGDSLGLWTCHFKTKSRHFKVLHSCVSSYVPMFGETEYDPVRQFSSVPIEEQLDALGRAVDAGKIRYIGLSNETPYGVMKFLHFAENNVHYPKIISVQVNSYSLLCRTFDSGMAECCHHERIYVLGYSPLAMGILSGKYFASDGAPSDARLNLFKGRYSEGESRYSLARNTLKLATMEYLGIAEKYGLHPVSLAIAFVLNHPLVASTVFGVTKSWQLEEVISACNVELTSEIIADINKIHAKFPNPCP, encoded by the exons ATGTCCGTTCCTCTCTTCAACCTTGCTCCTAATTTGACAGTTTCAAGACTCTGTTTAG GAACAATGACTTTTGGGGAGCAAAACTCTCTTCCTCAGTCATTACGTCTTCTAGACCAAGCTTTTGACGCCGGAATCAACTTCTTCGACTCCGCCGAAAT GTACCCAGTTCCTCAGCGTGCTGAGACTCAAGGGAAAAGTGAAGAATACTTTGGCCAGTGGGTTAGAAAGAGGAAAATATCCCGTGACCGTGTTGTCATTGCTACCAAG GTTGCGGGGCCATCTGGGCAAATGAGTTGGATTAGAGATGGACCAAAGTGTTTAGATGCCAAGAATATTACTGAGGCAGTAGATGGCAG TTTAAAGCGTCTGCAGATGGACCACATTGATCTCTATCAAATCCACTGGCCTGACCGGTTTGTATATAGCTCTTATCCTTTGTCTATTTCCCCGGGGGACAGTTTGGGGTTGTGGACTTGCCATTTTAAGACAAA GAGCCGTCATTTTAAAGTGCTTCACAGTTGTGTCTCCAGCTATGTTCCCATGTTTGGAGAAACCGAGTACGATCCAGTCCGACAATTCTCATCTGTCCCAATTGAGGAGCAACTTGATGCTCTTGGCAGAGCTGTTGATGCTGGTAAG ATCAGATATATTGGACTCAGTAACGAAACGCCATATGGTGTCATGAAGTTCCTTCATTTTGCAGAAAACAATGTTCACTACCCTAAGATTATAAGCGTGCAGGTT AATTCTTATAGCTTGCTCTGCCGAACTTTTGATTCTGGAATGGCTGAGTGCTGTCATCATGAGAG GATCTACGTGTTGGGCTACAGTCCACTTGCAATGGGCATACTTTCAGGGAAGTATTTTGCTTCAGATGGTGCTCCTTCCGATGCTCGGTTAAATCTTTTCAAAG GGAGGTATTCAGAGGGTGAATCCCGATACAGCCTGGCCCGAAACACTTTAAAATTAGCTACAATG GAGTACCTTGGTATTGCAGAAAAATATGGTCTTCATCCTGTATCACTTGCAATCG CCTTTGTTTTGAATCATCCTCTGGTGGCAAGTACTGTGTTTGGGGTGACCAAATCATGGCAGCTTGAGGAAGTCATCAGTGCATGCAATGTTGAGCTAACATCTGAGATAATTGCAGACATTAACAAAATTCATGCAAAGTTTCCAAATCCATGTCCCTGa
- the LOC107923928 gene encoding protein tas isoform X12, protein MSVPLFNLAPNLTVSRLCLGTMTFGEQNSLPQSLRLLDQAFDAGINFFDSAEMYPVPQRAETQGKSEEYFGQWVRKRKISRDRVVIATKVAGPSGQMSWIRDGPKCLDAKNITEAVDGSLKRLQMDHIDLYQIHWPDRYVPMFGETEYDPVRQFSSVPIEEQLDALGRAVDAGKIRYIGLSNETPYGVMKFLHFAENNVHYPKIISVQNSYSLLCRTFDSGMAECCHHERIYVLGYSPLAMGILSGKYFASDGAPSDARLNLFKGRYSEGESRYSLARNTLKLATMEYLGIAEKYGLHPVSLAIAFVLNHPLVASTVFGVTKSWQLEEVISACNVELTSEIIADINKIHAKFPNPCP, encoded by the exons ATGTCCGTTCCTCTCTTCAACCTTGCTCCTAATTTGACAGTTTCAAGACTCTGTTTAG GAACAATGACTTTTGGGGAGCAAAACTCTCTTCCTCAGTCATTACGTCTTCTAGACCAAGCTTTTGACGCCGGAATCAACTTCTTCGACTCCGCCGAAAT GTACCCAGTTCCTCAGCGTGCTGAGACTCAAGGGAAAAGTGAAGAATACTTTGGCCAGTGGGTTAGAAAGAGGAAAATATCCCGTGACCGTGTTGTCATTGCTACCAAG GTTGCGGGGCCATCTGGGCAAATGAGTTGGATTAGAGATGGACCAAAGTGTTTAGATGCCAAGAATATTACTGAGGCAGTAGATGGCAG TTTAAAGCGTCTGCAGATGGACCACATTGATCTCTATCAAATCCACTGGCCTGACCG CTATGTTCCCATGTTTGGAGAAACCGAGTACGATCCAGTCCGACAATTCTCATCTGTCCCAATTGAGGAGCAACTTGATGCTCTTGGCAGAGCTGTTGATGCTGGTAAG ATCAGATATATTGGACTCAGTAACGAAACGCCATATGGTGTCATGAAGTTCCTTCATTTTGCAGAAAACAATGTTCACTACCCTAAGATTATAAGCGTGCAG AATTCTTATAGCTTGCTCTGCCGAACTTTTGATTCTGGAATGGCTGAGTGCTGTCATCATGAGAG GATCTACGTGTTGGGCTACAGTCCACTTGCAATGGGCATACTTTCAGGGAAGTATTTTGCTTCAGATGGTGCTCCTTCCGATGCTCGGTTAAATCTTTTCAAAG GGAGGTATTCAGAGGGTGAATCCCGATACAGCCTGGCCCGAAACACTTTAAAATTAGCTACAATG GAGTACCTTGGTATTGCAGAAAAATATGGTCTTCATCCTGTATCACTTGCAATCG CCTTTGTTTTGAATCATCCTCTGGTGGCAAGTACTGTGTTTGGGGTGACCAAATCATGGCAGCTTGAGGAAGTCATCAGTGCATGCAATGTTGAGCTAACATCTGAGATAATTGCAGACATTAACAAAATTCATGCAAAGTTTCCAAATCCATGTCCCTGa
- the LOC107923928 gene encoding protein tas isoform X16, whose translation MSWIRDGPKCLDAKNITEAVDGSLKRLQMDHIDLYQIHWPDRFVYSSYPLSISPGDSLGLWTCHFKTKSRHFKVLHSCVSSYVPMFGETEYDPVRQFSSVPIEEQLDALGRAVDAGKIRYIGLSNETPYGVMKFLHFAENNVHYPKIISVQVNSYSLLCRTFDSGMAECCHHERIYVLGYSPLAMGILSGKYFASDGAPSDARLNLFKGRYSEGESRYSLARNTLKLATMEYLGIAEKYGLHPVSLAIAFVLNHPLVASTVFGVTKSWQLEEVISACNVELTSEIIADINKIHAKFPNPCP comes from the exons ATGAGTTGGATTAGAGATGGACCAAAGTGTTTAGATGCCAAGAATATTACTGAGGCAGTAGATGGCAG TTTAAAGCGTCTGCAGATGGACCACATTGATCTCTATCAAATCCACTGGCCTGACCGGTTTGTATATAGCTCTTATCCTTTGTCTATTTCCCCGGGGGACAGTTTGGGGTTGTGGACTTGCCATTTTAAGACAAA GAGCCGTCATTTTAAAGTGCTTCACAGTTGTGTCTCCAGCTATGTTCCCATGTTTGGAGAAACCGAGTACGATCCAGTCCGACAATTCTCATCTGTCCCAATTGAGGAGCAACTTGATGCTCTTGGCAGAGCTGTTGATGCTGGTAAG ATCAGATATATTGGACTCAGTAACGAAACGCCATATGGTGTCATGAAGTTCCTTCATTTTGCAGAAAACAATGTTCACTACCCTAAGATTATAAGCGTGCAGGTT AATTCTTATAGCTTGCTCTGCCGAACTTTTGATTCTGGAATGGCTGAGTGCTGTCATCATGAGAG GATCTACGTGTTGGGCTACAGTCCACTTGCAATGGGCATACTTTCAGGGAAGTATTTTGCTTCAGATGGTGCTCCTTCCGATGCTCGGTTAAATCTTTTCAAAG GGAGGTATTCAGAGGGTGAATCCCGATACAGCCTGGCCCGAAACACTTTAAAATTAGCTACAATG GAGTACCTTGGTATTGCAGAAAAATATGGTCTTCATCCTGTATCACTTGCAATCG CCTTTGTTTTGAATCATCCTCTGGTGGCAAGTACTGTGTTTGGGGTGACCAAATCATGGCAGCTTGAGGAAGTCATCAGTGCATGCAATGTTGAGCTAACATCTGAGATAATTGCAGACATTAACAAAATTCATGCAAAGTTTCCAAATCCATGTCCCTGa